The following proteins are encoded in a genomic region of Apodemus sylvaticus chromosome 21, mApoSyl1.1, whole genome shotgun sequence:
- the Piezo1 gene encoding piezo-type mechanosensitive ion channel component 1 isoform X1 produces MEPHVLGAGLYWLLLPCTLLAASLLRFNALSLVYLLFLLLLPWLPGPSRHSIPGHTGRLLRALLCLSLLFLVAHLAFQICLHTVPHLDQLLGQNCSLWVKVSQHIGVTRLDLKDIFNTTRLVAPDLGVLVASSLCLGLCGRLTRKARQSQRTQEPQDDDDDIDAAPAAGTQGAPALATKRRQWLASRFRVTAHWLLLTSGRMLVIVLLALAGIAHPSAFSSVYLVVFLAICTWWACHFPLSPLGFNTLCVMVSCFGAGHLICLYCYQTPFIQDMLPPGSLWARLFGLKNFVDLPNCSSPNTLVLNTKHAWPIYVSPGILLLLYYTATSLLKLRKSCPPELRKETPREDEEHELELDQLEPESQARGATQGEMPMTTEPDIDNCTVHVLTSQSPVRQRPARPRLAELKEMSPLHGLGHLIMDQSYVCALIAMMVWSIMYHSWLTFVLLLWACLIWTVRSRHQLAMLCSPCILLYGLTLCCLRYVWAMELPELPTTLGPVSLHQLGLEHTRYPCLDLGAMLLYLLTFWLLLRQFVKEKLLKRKKVPAALLEVTVADTEPTQTQTLLRSLGELVTGIYVKYWIYVCAGMFIVVSFAGRLVVYKIVYMFLFLLCLTLFQVYYTLWRKLLRVFWWLVVAYTMLVLIAVYTFQFQDFPTYWRNLTGFTDEQLGDLGLEQFSVSELFSSILIPGFFLLACILQLHYFHRPFMQLTDLEHVPPPGPRRPRGARRQDAVSEAPLLQHQEEEEVFRDDDGQSVDGHHQAAQVPEGAASKWGLVADRLLDLAASFSAVLTRIQVFVRRLLELHVFKLVALYTVWVALKEVSVMNLLLVVLWAFALPYPRFRPMASCLSTVWTCIIIVCKMLYQLKIVNPHEYSSNCTEPFPNSTNLQPLEINQSLLYRGPVDPANWFGVRKGYPNLGYIQNHLQILLLLVFEAVVYRRQEHYRRQHQRAPLPAQAVCADGTRQRLDQDLLSCLKYFINFFFYKFGLEICFLMAVNVIGQRMNFMVILHGCWLVAILTRRRREAIARLWPNYCLFLTLFLLYQYLLCLGMPPALCIDYPWRWSKAIPMNSALIKWLYLPDFFRAPNSTNLISDFLLLLCASQQWQVFSAERTEEWQRMAGINTDHLEPLRGEPNPIPNFIHCRSYLDMLKVAVFRYLFWLVLVVVFVAGATRISIFGLGYLLACFYLLLFGTTLLQKDTRAQLVLWDCLILYNVTVIISKNMLSLLSCVFVEQMQSNFCWVIQLFSLVCTVKGYYDPKEMMTRDRDCLLPVEEAGIIWDSICFFFLLLQRRIFLSHYFLHVSADLKATALQASRGFALYNAANLKSINFHRQSEEKSLAQLKRQMKRIRAKQEKYRQSQASCGQLQSTDPQDPSQEPGPDSPGGSSPPRRQWWRPWLDHATVIHSGDYFLFESDSEEEEEALPEDSRPTAQSAFQMAYQAWVTNAQTVLRQRRERAQQDRAEQLASGGDLNPDAEPVDVPEDEMAGRSHVMQRVLSTMQFLWVLGQATVDGLTRWLCTFTKHHRTMSDVLCAERYLLTQELLRGGEVHRGVLDQLYVGEDETTLSGPVETRDGPSTASSGLGAEEPLSSVTDDTSSPLSTGYNTRSGSEEVVTDAGDLQAGASLHGSQELLANPRTRMRTASELLLDRRLHIPELEEAERFEAQQGRALRLLRAVYQCVAAHSELLCYFIIILNHMVTASAASLVLPVLVFLWAMLTIPRPSKRFWMTAIVFTEVMVVTKYLFQFGFFPWNSYVVLRRYENKPYFPPRILGLEKTDSYVKCDLVQLLALFFHRSQLLCYGLWDHEEDRVPKDHCRNSEKDQEAEEEAGAKLESQPETGTGHPEEPVLAGTPRDHIQGKGSVRSEGGVHDPPEDLKPQHTRNISIRFRRRKETPGPKGTAVMEAEHEEGGGGKEASGRKRPRHTPERLKVRERMKAAGRWLQSFCLSLAQSFYQPLRRFFHDILHTKYRAATDVYALMFLADIVDIIIIIFGFWAFGKHSAATDIASSLSDDQVPQAFLFMLLVQFGTMVIDRALYLRKTVLGKLAFQVVLVVAIHLWMFFILPAVTERMFNQNAVAQLWYFVKCIYFALSAYQIRCGYPTRILGNFLTKKYNHLNLFLFQGFRLVPFLVELRAVMDWVWTDTTLSLSNWMCVEDIYANIFIIKCSRETEKKYPQPKGQKKKKIVKYGMGGLIILFLIAIIWFPLLFMSLIRSVVGVVNQPIDVTVTLKLGGYEPLFTMSAQQPSIVPFTPQAYEELSQQFDPYPLAMQFISQYSPEDIVTAQIEGSSGALWRISPPSRAQMKQELYNGTADITLRFTWNFQRDLAKGGTVEYTNEKHTLELAPNSTERRQLAQLLEGRPDQSVVIPHLFPKYIRAPNGPEANPVKQLQPDEEEDYLGVRIQLRREQVGTGAPGEQAGTKASDFLEWWVIELQDCQADCNLLPMVIFSDKVSPPSLGFLAGYGIVGLYVSIVLVVGKFVRGFFSEISHSIMFEELPCVDRILKLCQDIFLVRETRELELEEELYAKLIFLYRSPETMIKWTRERE; encoded by the exons CCTCCCTGTTACGCTTCAATGCCCTCTCCTTGGTCTAtttgctgtttctgctgctgctgccctggctTCCAGGTCCCTCAAGACACAGCATACCAG GTCACACAGGTCGCCTGCTTCGGGCACtactctgcctcagcctcctcttccTGGTGGCCCACCTTGCCTTCCAGATATGCCTACACACCGTGCCTCACCTGGACCAGCTTCTGGGACAGAACT GCAGCCTTTGGGTGAAGGTGTCTCAACACATAGGGGTTACAAG GCTGGACCTGAAGGACATCTTTAACACCACCAGGCTGGTGGCACCTGACCTGGGAGTGCTGGTGGCGTCCTCCCTTTGCCTTGGCCTCTGTGGACGCCTCACGAGGAAAGCCCGTCAGAGTCAGCGCACCCAGGAGCCG CAGGATGATGACGACGACATAGATGCTGCCCCAGCTGCGGGGACGCAGGGAGCCCCTGCCCTAGCAACCAAACGCAGGCAGTGGCTGGCCTCCCGCTTCCGGGTCACAGCCCACTGGCTGCTGCTGACCTCTGGACGCATGCTGGTCATTGTGCTGCTGGCACTGGCAG GCATAGCCCACCCTTCGGCCTTCTCCAGCGTCTACCTGGTGGTGTTCCTGGCTATCTGCACCTGGTGGGCCTGCCACTTTCCTCTCAGTCCcctgggctttaataccctctgTGTCATGGTGAGCTGCTTCGGTGCCGGTCATCTCATTTGTCTATACTGCTATCAGACACCAtttatccaggacatgctgccaCCTGGCAGCCTCTGGGCCAG GCTATTTGGTCTCAAGAACTTCGTAGACCTCCCTAACTGCTCCAGCCCCAACACTCTGGTCCTCAACACTAAACACGCCTGGCCCATCTACGTGAGCCCCGGGATCCTGCTGCTGCTGTATTACACAGCCACCTCTCTCCTGAAGCTCCGTAAGAGCTGTCCCCCAGAGCTG AGGAAGGAGACTCCCAGGGAGGATGAGGAACATGAGCTGGAGCTGGACCAGCTGGAGCCGGAGTCCCAGGCTAGGGGTGCCACCCAG GGTGAGATGCCCATGACCACGGAACCTGACATCGACAACTGCACCGTGCATGTCCTAACTAGCCAGAGCCCCGTCCGCCAGCGTCCAG CACGCCCCAGGCTGGCTGAGCTGAAAGAGATGTCACCACTACATGGCCTGGGCCACCTCATCATGGACCAGAGCTATGTATGTGCCCTCATTGCCATGATG GTGTGGAGCATCATGTACCACAGCTGGCTGACCTTCGTCCTGCTGCTCTGGGCCTGCCTCATCTGGACCGTGCGGAGCCGCCACCAGCTGGCTATGCTCTGCTCCCCCTGCATCCTGCTGTATGGACTGACGCTCTGCTGCCTGCGCTATGTGTGGGCCATGGAGCTCCCCGAGCTGCCCACCACCTTGGGCCCCGTCAGTCTGCACCAGTTGGGACTGGAACACACGCGCTACCCCTGCCTGGACCTCGGCGCCATG CTGCTCTATCTGCTCACGTTCTGGCTCCTCCTGCGTCAGTTCGTGAAGGAGAAGCTGTTGAAGAGGAAGAAGGTGCCCGCAGCGCTGCTGGAGGTCACGGTGGCAGACACTG AGCCCACACAGACCCAGACACTGCTGCGGAGCCTGGGGGAGCTGGTCACGGGCATCTATGTCAAGTACTGGATCTACGTGTGCGCCGGCATGTTCATCGTGGTCAGCTTTGCCGGCCGCCTGGTGGTCTACAAGATCGTCTACATGTTCCTCTTCCTGCTGTGCCTCACGCTGTTCCAG GTCTACTACACCCTGTGGAGGAAGCTGCTCCGCGTCTTCTGGTGGCTCGTGGTGGCCTATACCATGCTGGTGCTCATCGCCGTGTACACCTTCCAGTTCCAGGACTTCCCCACCTACTGGCGCAACCTCACGGGCTTCACGGATGAGCA GTTGGGCGACCTGGGCCTGGAGCAGTTCAGCGTGTCCGAGCTCTTCTCCAGCATCCTCATCCCCGGCTTCTTCCTGCTGGCCTGCATCCTGCAGCTGCACTACTTCCACAGACCGTTCATGCAGCTCACTGACCTGGAGCACGTGCCCCCGCCAGGCCCTCGCCGCCCTCGAGGGGCTCGCAG GCAGGATGCAGTGAGCGAAGCCCCTCTGCTTCAGcatcaggaggaagaggaagtctTCAGGGATGATGACGGGCAGAGCGTGGATGGGCATCACCAGGCCGCACAGGTCCCTGAGG GCGCGGCCAGCAAGTGGGGCCTGGTGGCTGACCGGCTGCTGGACCTGGCGGCCAGCTTCTCCGCCGTCCTCACCCGCATCCAGGTGTTCGTGCGGCGCTTGCTAGAACTTCACGTCTTCAAGCTGGTGGCCCTCTACACTGTCTGGGTGGCCCTGAAGGAA GTGTCTGTGATGAAcctgctgctggtggtgctgtGGGCCTTTGCCCTGCCCTATCCGCGCTTCCGGCCCATGGCCTCCTGCCTGTCCACCGTATGGACCTGTATCATCATTGTGTGCAAGATGCTCTATCAGCTCAAGATTGTCAACCCGCATGAGTACTCCAGCAACTGCACTGAG CCTTTCCCCAACAGTACCAACTTGCAGCCCTTGGAGATCAACCAGTCTTTGCTGTACCGTGGCCCTGTTGACCCTGCCAACTGGTTTGGGGTGCGAAAGGGATACCCCAACTTGGGCTATATCCAG AACCACCTGCAGATCCTTCTGCTGCTGGTGTTCGAGGCTGTGGTGTACCGGCGTCAAGAGCACTACCGCCGGCAGCACCAGCGTGCCCCTCTGCCGGCCCAGGCCGTGTGCGCAGACGGCACCCGCCAGAGGCTGGACCAGGACCTACTTAGCTGCCTCAAGTATTTCATCAACTTCTTCTTCTACAAATTCGGGCTGGAG ATTTGCTTCTTGATGGCCGTGAATGTGATTGGTCAGCGCATGAACTTCATGGTGATCTTACACGGCTGCTGGTTGGTGGCCATCCTTACCCGCCGGCGCCGGGAGGCCATCGCCCGCCTCTGGCCCAATTACTGTCTGTTCCTCACACTGTTCCTGCTGTACCAGTACCTGCTGTGCCTGGGCATGCCTCCCGCGCTATGCATTG ACTATCCATGGCGCTGGAGCAAGGCTATCCCCATGAATTCCGCTCTCATCAAGTGGCTGTACCTGCCTGACTTCTTCAGAGCCCCCAACTCCACCAACCTTATCA GTGACTTCCTCCTGCTGCTTTGCGCCTCCCAGCAGTGGCAGGTCTTCTCGGCCGAGCGAACTGAGGAGTGGCAACGCATGGCGGGCATTAACACCGACCACCTGGAGCCCCTGCGCGGGGAGCCCAACCCTATACCCAACTTCATCCACTGCAG GTCCTATCTGGATATGCTGAAGGTGGCCGTCTTCCGCTACCTGTTCTGGCTGGTGCTCGTCGTGGTGTTTGTCGCGGGGGCCACCCGCATCAGCATCTTTGGGCTGGGGTACCTGCTAGCCTGCTTCTACCTGCTGCTCTTTGGCACCACCCTACTGCAGAAGGACACACGGGCCCAACTCGTGCTGTGGGACTGCCTCATCCTCTATAATGTCACCGTCATCATCTCTAAGAATATGCTGTCG CTCTTGTCCTGTGTCTTCGTGGAGCAAATGCAGAGCAACTTCTGCTGGGTCATCCAGCTCTTCAGCCTTGTGTGCACAGTCAAAGGATACTATGATC CCAAAGAGATGATGACCAGGGACCGGGACTGCCTGCTGCCCGTGGAGGAGGCCGGCATCATCTGGGACAGTATCTGCTTCTTCTTCCTGCTCTTGCAACGACGCATCTTCCTCAGCCACTACTTCCTGCACGTCAGCGCTGACCTGAAGGCCACGGCCCTGCAGGCCTCCAG GGGCTTTGCCCTCTACAATGCGGCCAACCTGAAGAGCATCAACTTCCACCGACAGAGTGAGGAGAAGTCCCTGGCCCAGCTGAAAAGACA GATGAAGCGCATCCGTGCCAAACAGGAGAAGTACAGACAGAGCCAGGCAAGCTGTGGCCAGCTCCAGTCCACAGACCCTCAGGATCCCAGCCAGGAGCCAG GGCCTGACAGCCCAGGGGGCTCCTCCCCGCCACGGAGACAGTGGTGGCGCCCCTGGCTGGACCACGCCACAG TCATCCACTCTGGCGACTACTTCCTGTTTGAGTCGGATagcgaggaggaagaggaggccctCCCTGAGGACTCCAGGCCTACAGCTCAGAGTGCCTTCCAG ATGGCGTACCAGGCATGGGTAACCAATGCCCAGACAGTACTGAGGCAGCGCCGGGAACGGGCACAGCAGGATCGGGCGGAGCAGCTGGCTTCTG GAGGTGACTTGAACCCAGATGCGGAGCCAGTAGACGTCCCAGAGGATGAGATGGCAG GCCGTAGCCACGTGATGCAGCGTGTACTGAGCACCATGCagttcctgtgggtgctgggccaGGCCACGGTCGACGGGCTGACACGCTGGCTGTGCACATTCACGAAGCACCACCGTACCATGAGCGACGTGCTGTGTGCAGAGCGCTACCTGCTCACCCAGGAGCTTCTTCGG GGTGGAGAGGTCCACCGGGGGGTGCTAGACCAGCTCTATGTGGGTGAAGATGAGACCACACTGTCAGGTCCTGTGGAGACCCGTGATGGACCCAGCACAGCCTCAAG TGGGTTGGGAGCCGAGGAGCCTCTGAGTAGCGTGACAGATGACACCAGCAGCCCCCTGAGCACAGGCTACAACACCCGCAGCGGCAGTGAGGAGGTTGTCACCGACGCCGGGGACCTCCAGGCTGGAGCCTCCCTGCACGGCTCCCAAGAGCTTTTAGCCAACCCTCGGACCCGGATGCGCACAGCCAGCGAGCTGCTACTGGACAG GCGCCTGCATATCCCCGAGCTGGAGGAAGCCGAGCGGTTTGAAGCCCAGCAGGGCCGGGCGCTGCGGCTGCTCAGGGCCGTGTACCAGTGCGTGGCGGCGCACTCGGAGCTGCTCTGCTACTTCATCATCATCCTCAACCACATGGTGACGGCCTCGGCCGCGTCCCTGGTGCTGCCCGTGCTGGTGTTCCTGTGGGCCATGCTGACCATCCCGAGGCCCAGCAAGCGCTTCTGGATGACTGCGATCGTCTTCACGGAG GTCATGGTGGTCACCAAATACCTGTTCCAGTTCGGCTTCTTCCCCTGGAACAGCTACGTGGTGCTGCGGCGCTACGAGAACAAGCCCTACTTCCCTCCGCGCATTCTGGGCCTCGAGAAGACGGACAGCTATGTCAAGTGTGACCTGGTGCAGCTCCTGGCGCTCTTCTTCCACCGCTCGCAGCTGCTG TGCTATGGCCTCTGGGACCATGAGGAGGATCGTGTCCCCAAGGACCACTGCAGGAATAGTGAGAAGGACCAGGAGGCCGAGGAAGAGGCAGGGGCCAAGCTAGAGTCTCAGCCCGAGACGGGCACCGGGCATCCTGAGGAGCCGGTGTTGGCTGGCACTCCCAGGGACCACATCCAAGGGAAAGGAAGTGTTAGATCCGAGGGTGGGGTCCACGATCCCCCAGAGGACCTTAAGCCCCAGCACACGAGGAACATCAGCATCCGcttcaggaggaggaaggaaactcCGGGACCCAAGGGAACAGCAGTCATGG AGGCCGAGCacgaagagggagggggaggaaaggaagcttCCGGAAGAAAGAGGCCCCGTCACACTCCAGAAAGACTGAAGGTTCGGGAGAGAATGAAGGCGGCTGGGCGCTGGCTGCAGAGcttctgtctgtcact GGCCCAGAGCTTTTACCAACCCCTGCGGCGTTTCTTCCATGACATTCTGCACACCAAGTACCGAGCGGCCACCGACGTCTACGCCCTCATGTTCCTGGCCGACATTGtcgacatcatcatcatcatctttggtTTTTGGGCTTTTGGG AAACACTCCGCAGCCACAGACATTGCGTCCTCGCTGTCAGACGACCAGGTGCCACAGGCCTTCCTGTTCATGCTGCTGGTCCAGTTCGGCACCATGGTCATCGACCGCGCCCTCTACCTGCGGAAGACCGTCCTGGGCAAGCTGGCCTTTCAGGTGGTCCTGGTGGTGGCTATTCACCTCTGGATGTTCTTCATCTTACCAGCTGTCACTGAGAG GATGTTCAACCAGAATGCAGTGGCACAGCTGTGGTACTTCGTGAAGTGCATTTACTTTGCCCTGTCGGCCTACCAGATCCGCTGTGGCTACCCCACCCGTATCTTGGGCAACTTCCTCACCAAGAAGTACAACCATCTAAACCTCTTCCTTTTCCAGGG GTTCCGGCTAGTGCCATTCCTGGTGGAGCTGCGGGCTGTCATGGACTGGGTATGGACCGACACCACGCTGTCCCTGTCCAACTGGATGTGTGTGGAAGACATCTATGCCAACATCTTTATCATCAAGTGCAGCCGAGAGACAGAGAAG AAATACCCGCAGCCCAAggggcagaagaagaagaagatcgtCAAGTACGGCATGGGGGGCCTCATCATCCTCTTCCTCATCGCCATCATCTGGTTCCCTCTGCTCTTCATGTCACTCATCCGCTCCGTGGTCGGGGTTGTCAACCAGCCCATTGATGTCACTGTTACACTCAAGTTAGGTGGCTACGAG CCGCTGTTCACCATGAGTGCCCAGCAGCCGTCTATAGTGCCGTTCACGCCCCAGGCCTACGAGGAGCTGTCCCAGCAGTTCGACCCCTACCCA CTCGCCATGCAGTTCATTAGCCAGTACAGTCCTGAGGACATCGTCACGGCACAGATCGAGGGCAGCTCGGGGGCACTGTGGCGCATCAGCCCGCCCAGCCGGGCCCAGATGAAGCAGGAGCTGTACAACGGCACAGCCGACATCACACTACGCTTCACCTGGAACTTCCAGAG GGACCTGGCCAAGGGGGGCACCGTGGAGTACACCAACGAGAAGCACACCTTGGAGCTGGCCCCCAACAGTACGGAACGAAGGCAACTGGCCCAACTGCTCGAGGGCAGACCTGACCAGTCAGT GGTCATTCCCCACCTCTTCCCCAAGTACATCCGGGCTCCCAACGGGCCTGAAGCCAACCCCGTGAAGCAGCTGCAACCGG ATGAGGAAGAGGACTACCTTGGTGTGCGCATCCAGCTGCGGAGGGAGCAGGTGGGCACAGGGGCCCCTGGAGAGCAAGCGGGCACAAAGGCCTCCGACTTCCTCGAGTGGTGGGTGATCGAGCTGCAGGACTGCCAGGCTGACTGCAACCTGTTGCCCATGGTCATCTTCAGTGACAAGGTCAGCCCACCTAGCCTGGGCTTCTTGGCCGGCTACGG GATCGTGGGGCTGTACGTCTCCATCGTGCTGGTCGTCGGCAAGTTCGTGCGGGGCTTCTTCAGTGAGATCTCGCACTCCATCATGTTCGAGGAGCTGCCATGTGTGGACCGCATCCTCAAGCTGTGCCAGGACATCTTCTTGGTGCGGGAAACCCGCGAGCTGGAGTTGGAGGAGGAGCTGTACGCCAAGCTCATATTCCTATACCGGTCGCCAGAGACCATGATCAAGTGGACACGCGAGCGGGAGTAG